One region of Trichosurus vulpecula isolate mTriVul1 chromosome 1, mTriVul1.pri, whole genome shotgun sequence genomic DNA includes:
- the FOXE1 gene encoding forkhead box protein E1 → MTEERRHSPQRDSPEDRGLQHPPTPVAEVDGRSLPLMPVVKVEKEPAACEPSGGLSELGEPVAKAGGGGRRRKRPLQRGKPPYSYIALIAMAIAHAPDRKLTLGGIYKFITERFPFYRDNPKKWQNSIRHNLTLNDCFIKIPREPGRPGKGNYWALDPNAEDMFESGSFLRRRKRFKRTDLSTYPAYMHDAAAAAAAAAAAGMFPSSVPVARPPYPGSVYPNVAAAMSPAGYGQALGPHSSVYYPASSPGQCRVFSINSLVHGPGDLLQQQPAPPPALGRPLSPDLSQAPSVAAGSCSFGASAAAAAASYSNPACSGGGGGGGGAGPAGMLPRPSNPMTYTYPVPNGHLPMNHGSYPQGNSGQLFGASSRLAMSTSPPGANDPVDFYGRMSPGQISSLAHSYNPGGQLGAGPNAYHVRHSAYSSNVERFVSAM, encoded by the coding sequence ATGACTGAGGAGAGGCGGCATTCTCCCCAGAGAGATAGCCCCGAGGACAGGGGCCTGCAGCATCCGCCCACGCCAGTGGCCGAGGTTGACGGCAGGAGCCTCCCCCTGATGCCGGTAGTGAAGGTAGAGAAGGAGCCCGCAGCCTGTGAGCCCTCGGGGGGCCTCAGCGAGCTGGGGGAGCCGGTGGCGAAGGCTGGCGGCGGCGGGCGCAGAAGGAAGAGGCCCCTGCAGCGAGGTAAGCCCCCTTACAGCTACATCGCGCTCATCGCCATGGCCATCGCGCACGCCCCGGACAGGAAGCTGACCCTGGGAGGCATTTACAAGTTCATCACCGAGCGCTTCCCTTTCTACCGAGACAACCCCAAAAAGTGGCAGAACAGTATCCGTCACAACCTCACCCTGAATGACTGTTTTATCAAGATCCCCCGGGAGCCGGGCCGCCCGGGCAAAGGCAATTACTGGGCGCTGGACCCCAACGCCGAGGACATGTTCGAGAGCGGCAGTTTTCTGCGCCGGAGGAAGAGGTTCAAGCGCACAGACCTCTCCACTTACCCGGCTTACATGCACgacgcggcggcggcggccgccgCTGCGGCCGCTGCGGGCATGTTCCCCAGCTCCGTGCCAGTGGCGCGCCCTCCCTACCCTGGTTCCGTGTATCCCAATGTGGCGGCCGCCATGAGCCCAGCGGGCTATGGCCAGGCGCTGGGCCCCCACTCCTCCGTCTACTACCCGGCGTCGTCCCCCGGCCAATGCCGGGTATTCAGCATCAACAGCCTGGTGCACGGGCCTGGAGACCTCCTGCAGCAGCAGCCTGCGCCGCCGCCCGCGCTCGGACGCCCGCTTAGCCCGGACCTCAGCCAGGCGCCCTCGGTCGCTGCAGGCTCCTGCTCCTTCGGGGCCTCAGCCGCCGCGGCCGCTGCCTCCTACAGCAACCCGGCGTGCAGCGGGGGAGGCGGAGGGGGCGGCGGAGCCGGGCCCGCGGGGATGCTCCCTCGGCCGTCCAACCCCATGACCTACACCTATCCAGTTCCCAATGGCCACCTGCCCATGAACCACGGGTCATATCCTCAGGGAAACAGCGGCCAGCTGTTTGGGGCGTCCAGCCGGCTAGCAATGTCCACCTCCCCACCGGGGGCCAACGACCCTGTGGACTTCTATGGCCGCATGTCCCCCGGTCAAATCAGTTCGCTGGCGCACAGCTACAATCCCGGTGGGCAGCTCGGGGCCGGCCCCAACGCCTACCATGTCCGGCACTCTGCCTACTCCAGCAACGTGGAAAGGTTCGTGTcggccatgtga